The following coding sequences are from one Candidatus Zixiibacteriota bacterium window:
- a CDS encoding sigma-54-dependent Fis family transcriptional regulator, whose product MPNILVVDDKDSMRNMLAETLSEEGHRVDAALDGRSAIDLVRNKSYDLVLTDLKMPDISGLEVLTTVKEVDSETAVIVMTAYGTIEDAVAAMKAGAYDFITKPFDTEHLCVLINRALENRRLMAENTLLREEAMSGKEFANIIGKNHQMAEVCALVQKVAGSDASVLLQGESGTGKELFARAIHGLSSRANGPYITINCAAIPRELLENELFGSEKGAFTGAHARKMGKFEIANTGTIFLDEIGDMDIALQAKLLRVLQQRNFERLGGTKPIEVDVRVIAATNMDLTELIRAKRFREDLYYRLSVFPLTIPPLRERLDDLPLLADFFIAKYCTEMRKPVKSLTRPALELLQKYHWPGNVRELENTIERAVILAEGKKITPDHLAIRLRRTSEIQLRDGAGLKEIGALAQMQAERSVILRVLKDTRGNKRKAARILKIDYTTLFDKIKKYDIESALNE is encoded by the coding sequence TCTCGTCCTCACCGACCTGAAAATGCCGGACATCAGCGGCCTCGAGGTGCTCACCACGGTGAAGGAAGTGGACAGCGAAACCGCCGTCATCGTCATGACCGCCTACGGGACGATCGAGGACGCGGTGGCGGCGATGAAAGCCGGCGCCTACGACTTCATCACCAAACCCTTCGACACCGAGCACCTGTGCGTGCTGATCAACCGCGCTCTGGAGAACCGCCGCCTCATGGCCGAAAACACGCTGCTGCGGGAGGAGGCGATGAGCGGCAAGGAATTCGCCAACATCATCGGAAAGAACCACCAGATGGCCGAGGTCTGCGCCCTGGTGCAGAAGGTCGCCGGGTCGGACGCCTCGGTGCTGCTCCAGGGGGAGTCGGGCACGGGCAAGGAGCTTTTCGCCCGCGCCATTCACGGCCTCTCGTCGCGCGCCAACGGCCCCTACATCACCATCAACTGCGCCGCCATTCCGCGCGAACTGCTCGAGAATGAGCTGTTCGGTTCCGAGAAGGGGGCCTTCACCGGCGCCCACGCCCGGAAAATGGGGAAATTCGAGATTGCCAATACCGGGACGATCTTCCTCGACGAAATCGGCGACATGGACATCGCCCTCCAGGCGAAACTCCTGCGCGTCCTCCAGCAGCGCAATTTCGAACGCCTCGGCGGAACCAAACCGATCGAGGTCGACGTTCGCGTGATCGCCGCCACCAACATGGATCTCACCGAACTCATCCGCGCAAAGCGGTTCCGCGAGGATCTCTACTACCGGCTCTCGGTTTTTCCGCTCACCATCCCGCCGCTCCGCGAGCGTCTCGACGATCTGCCGCTGCTGGCCGATTTCTTCATCGCGAAATACTGCACCGAGATGCGCAAGCCGGTGAAATCGCTCACCCGTCCGGCCCTGGAGCTGCTCCAGAAATACCACTGGCCGGGGAACGTCCGCGAACTGGAAAACACGATCGAACGCGCGGTCATTCTCGCCGAGGGCAAGAAAATCACGCCCGACCACCTGGCTATCCGCCTCCGCCGCACGAGCGAAATCCAGTTGCGCGACGGCGCGGGGCTCAAGGAGATCGGCGCCCTGGCCCAGATGCAGGCCGAGCGCAGCGTCATCCTCCGCGTCCTTAAAGACACGCGCGGCAATAAACGCAAGGCCGCCCGCATCCTCAAGATCGACTACACCACTCTGTTCGACAAGATCAAGAAGTACGACATCGAGAGCGCCCTGAACGAATAG